Proteins encoded by one window of Chryseobacterium foetidum:
- the lpxB gene encoding lipid-A-disaccharide synthase has protein sequence MKYYIIAGEASGDLHGSNLMKALKEKDANAEFRFWGGDLMQKQGGTLVKHYRDLAFMGFLEVAMNLRTILNNIKICKEDIKKNKPDVLILVDYPGFNLRIAKFAKELGIKVVYYISPQLWAWKEGRVEIIRKYVDEMMVILPFEEEFYQKHNVKSHFVGHPLLDAISNLDEINVDDFKSENGLNEKEIIALLPGSRKQEVEKMLEIMLSVRPHFQNYQFVIAGAPSLDKSFYQKYVDENVHFVSNKTYDLLRCSKAALVTSGTATLETALLNIPEVVCYRGSKISYAIAKRLVKNIKYISLVNLIMDREVVKELIQSELTTKNLVSELNSVTEGEKRSEMLINFKLLREKLGGKGASENAADIILNLKK, from the coding sequence ATGAAATATTACATCATCGCAGGTGAAGCTTCCGGAGATTTGCACGGAAGCAATTTAATGAAAGCTTTAAAGGAAAAAGACGCCAACGCAGAATTCAGATTTTGGGGTGGAGATCTGATGCAGAAACAGGGCGGAACTTTGGTGAAACACTACCGCGACCTCGCATTCATGGGTTTTCTTGAAGTTGCGATGAATCTGAGAACGATTTTGAATAATATTAAAATTTGCAAAGAAGATATCAAAAAGAATAAACCAGATGTTTTAATTTTGGTAGATTATCCAGGCTTCAATCTTAGAATTGCAAAATTTGCCAAGGAACTGGGAATTAAAGTGGTTTATTACATTTCTCCCCAACTTTGGGCGTGGAAAGAAGGCCGCGTGGAAATCATCAGAAAATATGTGGATGAAATGATGGTTATATTGCCTTTTGAAGAAGAATTTTACCAAAAGCATAACGTAAAATCTCATTTTGTTGGCCATCCGCTTTTGGATGCCATTTCAAATTTAGATGAAATTAATGTTGATGATTTTAAATCTGAAAATGGTTTAAATGAAAAGGAAATCATCGCTCTCTTGCCCGGCTCCCGAAAGCAGGAAGTGGAAAAAATGCTGGAAATCATGCTATCTGTTCGTCCGCATTTTCAGAATTATCAGTTTGTAATTGCCGGTGCACCCAGTTTGGATAAATCTTTTTACCAGAAATATGTGGATGAAAATGTGCATTTCGTTTCGAATAAAACCTACGATTTGCTGAGGTGTTCGAAAGCCGCTTTGGTCACTTCCGGAACCGCAACTTTGGAAACTGCCTTGCTGAATATTCCCGAAGTGGTTTGCTACCGTGGAAGCAAAATTTCTTATGCCATCGCCAAAAGATTAGTCAAAAACATCAAATATATTTCGCTTGTGAATTTAATTATGGACAGGGAAGTGGTGAAGGAATTGATTCAAAGTGAACTTACAACAAAAAATCTTGTCAGTGAACTGAATTCTGTTACTGAAGGAGAAAAAAGAAGTGAGATGCTCATTAACTTTAAGCTTTTGAGAGAAAAATTAGGAGGAAAAGGAGCAAGTGAAAATGCAGCGGACATTATTTTAAATCTTAAAAAGTAG
- a CDS encoding DUF2480 family protein: protein MSEEFEIKNKVAASGLINFDLTDLVPKGARKGIDLKDFLFMEMVLKEKDFREKVAAINVEDYRDSFVYVYNSADAIVPLWAYFLITAKLTDVTRKIVFGNLENLEIILMHDAITNHDFSEMEGKRVLVKGCSDKLIPENAYVELVEKIQPIVKSLMFGEACSNVPILKN, encoded by the coding sequence ATGTCAGAAGAATTTGAAATAAAAAATAAAGTAGCCGCCAGCGGACTAATCAATTTTGACCTTACCGATCTGGTTCCGAAAGGCGCAAGAAAAGGGATTGACCTGAAAGATTTTCTTTTCATGGAAATGGTTTTAAAGGAAAAAGATTTTCGCGAAAAAGTGGCTGCCATCAACGTTGAAGATTACAGAGATTCATTTGTTTATGTTTACAATTCTGCCGATGCGATCGTTCCCCTTTGGGCGTACTTTTTAATTACAGCCAAACTGACTGATGTTACCAGAAAAATCGTTTTCGGAAACCTTGAAAATTTAGAAATAATTTTAATGCACGACGCCATCACCAATCATGATTTTTCTGAAATGGAAGGAAAACGAGTTTTGGTGAAAGGCTGTTCAGATAAATTAATTCCTGAAAATGCGTATGTAGAACTGGTGGAAAAAATTCAACCCATCGTGAAATCGCTGATGTTTGGAGAGGCATGCTCAAATGTTCCTATATTGAAGAATTGA
- a CDS encoding DUF2723 domain-containing protein — protein sequence MNKYFTGLLLFLIFLGIYTWGSFARIPFADCVGFVLTAEQGEFTTTATATSHFLYVNTAIVIKDIFGLNGIDANRVLVNVSAALSVVFVYFSVLSLKANHLTSAAAAVIFGFSFSFWRNAEIPEVYTYNCLWISLFFLCTIRSFYTDKRYYIVLSGLFLGISLWVHIQNVLLIPGFLVFIFFFRKYRKQAILSLLLFLVLFASLFVLNYFQGLSLNSPYSSEQGRWVEDSFKKTLSQYLTDFIKSIFYLLYNYTVFIFFGIIGIITLYKNNREMFFVFLTSSFFVYGFSTFYAVTDNYVFFLPFNIIFAIAIGYGLMHRQNLFPKISFAVLVIPAFYILSYWIAAQTDKGKEFDDFKSYKGGLAYYLLPWMNDNAGIMEFVIDKKTAPEAVNWMTASAEEYAELLRSKGYTDKEIRKL from the coding sequence ATGAATAAGTATTTTACGGGTCTTTTATTATTCTTAATTTTTCTTGGGATTTACACGTGGGGCAGCTTCGCCCGAATTCCCTTTGCCGACTGCGTTGGTTTTGTACTGACAGCTGAGCAGGGTGAATTTACGACTACGGCAACCGCTACATCGCATTTTCTGTACGTAAACACCGCAATTGTAATTAAAGATATTTTTGGTCTTAACGGGATTGATGCTAACAGAGTTCTCGTGAATGTGTCAGCAGCTTTATCTGTGGTTTTTGTGTATTTCAGTGTTCTTTCTTTGAAGGCAAACCATTTAACAAGTGCTGCAGCAGCCGTTATTTTTGGTTTCAGTTTCAGCTTCTGGAGAAATGCTGAAATTCCGGAAGTGTACACGTACAACTGCCTCTGGATTTCTCTTTTTTTTCTATGCACAATCAGAAGTTTTTATACGGATAAAAGATACTACATCGTCCTCAGTGGTTTGTTTTTAGGCATTTCTTTATGGGTTCACATTCAAAATGTTCTTTTAATACCCGGATTTCTGGTTTTCATCTTTTTCTTCAGAAAGTACAGAAAACAAGCTATATTGTCTTTATTGCTTTTCTTGGTTTTGTTTGCTTCTCTTTTTGTTTTGAATTACTTTCAGGGATTATCATTAAATTCTCCCTACTCATCAGAACAAGGGAGATGGGTGGAAGACTCCTTCAAAAAAACACTCAGTCAATATCTTACAGATTTTATAAAATCTATTTTTTATCTTCTTTATAATTATACAGTTTTTATTTTTTTCGGGATTATTGGCATTATTACGCTGTATAAAAATAACAGAGAAATGTTTTTTGTTTTCCTTACCTCGTCGTTTTTCGTGTACGGATTTTCAACATTCTATGCAGTTACCGATAACTATGTGTTTTTTCTGCCTTTCAACATTATTTTCGCAATTGCCATTGGCTATGGGCTGATGCACAGACAGAATTTATTCCCAAAAATTTCTTTTGCCGTACTTGTGATCCCAGCATTTTACATTTTATCTTATTGGATTGCAGCACAAACGGATAAGGGAAAAGAGTTTGATGATTTTAAAAGCTATAAAGGCGGTTTAGCTTATTATTTATTACCATGGATGAATGATAATGCAGGAATTATGGAATTTGTTATCGATAAAAAAACCGCGCCTGAAGCAGTGAACTGGATGACGGCCTCAGCAGAAGAATACGCAGAACTTTTGAGATCTAAAGGGTACACTGATAAGGAAATCAGGAAATTGTAG
- a CDS encoding DUF937 domain-containing protein: MSLLDLLTGNTGNQVAEQAENKFGVSKTQILALLAVAAPLVISYLRNKSQDAKEAESLNNALDKDHDGSILDDVSQADARQGEGGSILSHIFGNDKNTVENNLSQNTGISMDKIGPILAMLAPVIMGYIGKEKQQNNVGAGGLGDLLGGILGNAQNQSQASSDPLSNILGSVLGGGGAQSSGGGLGDILGSVLGGGGNNNKQGGGLGDILGGFLGGK, from the coding sequence ATGAGTTTATTAGACCTTTTAACAGGAAACACAGGAAATCAGGTTGCCGAGCAGGCAGAAAACAAATTCGGAGTAAGCAAAACTCAGATTTTAGCACTTCTTGCAGTGGCTGCGCCATTAGTAATTTCTTATCTCAGAAACAAATCTCAGGATGCGAAGGAAGCAGAATCTCTAAACAACGCTTTAGATAAAGATCACGACGGAAGTATCTTGGATGACGTTTCGCAGGCAGATGCAAGACAGGGTGAAGGCGGTTCTATTCTTTCGCACATTTTCGGAAACGATAAAAATACCGTAGAAAATAATCTCTCGCAAAATACAGGGATTTCTATGGATAAAATAGGACCAATTTTAGCAATGCTTGCTCCGGTAATCATGGGCTATATTGGTAAAGAAAAACAACAAAACAATGTTGGAGCCGGCGGTCTTGGTGATCTTTTGGGAGGAATTTTGGGTAATGCTCAGAACCAGTCGCAGGCATCAAGCGATCCTTTAAGTAATATCTTAGGAAGCGTTCTTGGTGGCGGTGGCGCACAATCTTCAGGAGGCGGACTTGGCGATATCCTTGGAAGCGTTCTTGGCGGAGGCGGAAATAATAACAAGCAAGGAGGCGGATTGGGAGATATCTTAGGAGGTTTCCTTGGTGGAAAGTAA
- a CDS encoding DUF2975 domain-containing protein, producing the protein MKLIGPKSISTGLSYLFLSVFIFLLLYTIYKSFLLSIGWYNYTYSENLLPNLVKTGKAPADNPTDLQTYLKFRFPFFKEFVHTYLNGKISFVSVFTNVFSTLFFFFAYKIFRELNKPTLFNKKIIKKLKAFSIINFIYAPVYILSIKILFKTGLESSMIISCFAFTFLGLISYFIMVFFQNAYQLQSENDLTI; encoded by the coding sequence ATGAAATTAATCGGACCAAAATCTATCTCCACAGGATTATCCTATCTTTTTTTATCAGTATTTATATTTCTTTTATTATATACCATTTACAAGAGTTTTTTGTTAAGCATAGGTTGGTATAATTACACTTACTCTGAAAATCTACTACCAAATTTGGTTAAGACGGGAAAAGCTCCGGCGGACAACCCCACTGATCTTCAAACCTATTTAAAATTTAGATTTCCATTTTTTAAAGAATTTGTGCATACGTATCTCAATGGCAAAATTTCTTTTGTCTCTGTGTTTACAAATGTGTTCTCCACTTTGTTTTTTTTCTTTGCCTATAAAATATTTAGAGAACTAAACAAACCAACACTTTTTAATAAGAAAATTATTAAAAAGCTAAAGGCTTTTTCAATAATCAATTTCATTTATGCGCCAGTTTATATTCTATCTATAAAAATATTGTTCAAAACAGGTCTTGAAAGTTCAATGATAATCTCTTGTTTTGCTTTTACATTTTTAGGGCTAATCTCCTATTTCATAATGGTATTTTTTCAAAACGCATATCAATTACAATCTGAAAATGATTTAACCATTTAA
- a CDS encoding DUF2975 domain-containing protein encodes MKLLGKNSLLYWLKYPFGIYTLGFTLISIWILGLMSVYAFTYSTNQFISLDSWTNGNHNKQIKSEIVQFHYPFTKMVLATENSVEGVSLAFLGLASLCFILIVVFKILNELSKDNFFTESAVKNFKILGFGLIAFGSIHLAIDLLTSSQRFDYTPPFLFIITGLIFIFLKEIFAKGRKIQEENDLTI; translated from the coding sequence ATGAAACTTTTAGGAAAAAACTCCCTGCTCTATTGGCTGAAATATCCATTTGGAATCTATACACTAGGATTTACACTCATTTCAATCTGGATTTTAGGTTTAATGTCAGTCTACGCTTTTACCTACTCTACCAACCAATTCATATCACTTGACAGTTGGACTAATGGAAACCACAATAAGCAAATCAAATCTGAAATAGTGCAGTTTCATTATCCGTTTACAAAAATGGTTCTGGCAACAGAAAATTCAGTTGAAGGAGTTTCTTTAGCATTTTTAGGATTGGCGTCTCTCTGCTTTATTTTAATTGTTGTTTTTAAAATTTTAAATGAACTTTCCAAAGACAATTTTTTCACAGAAAGCGCGGTGAAGAATTTTAAAATCCTGGGATTCGGGCTCATTGCTTTTGGAAGCATTCATCTTGCTATCGATTTACTGACCTCATCACAAAGATTTGATTATACGCCACCATTTCTATTCATCATCACCGGATTGATTTTTATTTTCCTGAAAGAAATTTTTGCAAAAGGGAGAAAAATTCAGGAAGAAAACGACTTAACCATTTAA
- a CDS encoding helix-turn-helix domain-containing protein gives MPIIINVDVMLAKRKMQSQELAEKIGITQANLSILKTGKAKAVKLSTLEAICKALDCQPGDILEFKP, from the coding sequence ATGCCAATCATCATCAATGTAGACGTCATGTTGGCGAAAAGAAAAATGCAGTCTCAGGAACTCGCAGAAAAAATAGGAATCACACAGGCAAATCTTTCCATTTTAAAAACAGGAAAAGCAAAAGCCGTAAAACTGTCAACTCTGGAAGCCATCTGCAAAGCACTCGACTGCCAACCCGGAGATATTTTAGAATTTAAACCTTAA
- a CDS encoding ankyrin repeat domain-containing protein produces the protein MKKLLFTLVAIAAFSIISAQELSDEHKKMISYDDTEDFAKLVNKENINLCYKTKDASYSLLALAIKADRPKMFQKLLDNNADLEKVCDGKTPLMFAAKYGNTEFAKKLIEKGANKSAKTERGYTALDYAKKYEKPQIIKLLE, from the coding sequence ATGAAAAAACTATTATTTACGCTTGTTGCTATAGCAGCATTCAGCATTATATCAGCTCAGGAATTATCTGATGAGCATAAAAAAATGATCAGCTATGATGATACCGAAGACTTCGCCAAACTTGTTAATAAAGAAAACATCAACCTTTGCTATAAAACCAAAGATGCATCGTATTCACTTTTAGCATTGGCGATAAAAGCTGACCGTCCAAAAATGTTCCAAAAACTACTCGACAATAATGCCGATCTTGAAAAAGTATGTGACGGAAAAACGCCGCTAATGTTTGCGGCAAAATATGGAAATACAGAATTTGCTAAAAAATTAATTGAAAAAGGCGCCAACAAATCTGCTAAGACGGAAAGAGGTTACACCGCTCTGGACTATGCAAAAAAGTATGAAAAACCGCAGATCATCAAACTTTTGGAATAA
- a CDS encoding ankyrin repeat domain-containing protein encodes MKNIVFTLFAVAVFFVSNLAHAQQLTDNQKQIFNNDNVEEFIKVFSSDYNKCITVKDESFTPLAYSTRHHKTKIFNFLVKNGANVSLACNGNTPLMEAVKFNAPDLAKTLLEKGADKSIKDSRGKTAKDYAAEYKRTEIFDLLK; translated from the coding sequence ATGAAAAATATAGTCTTTACCCTTTTTGCTGTTGCAGTATTTTTTGTTTCAAATCTTGCTCATGCACAACAACTTACCGATAACCAAAAGCAAATTTTCAATAATGATAATGTTGAAGAATTTATAAAAGTATTTTCTTCAGATTACAACAAATGCATTACCGTCAAAGACGAATCTTTTACACCACTTGCATACAGTACCAGACATCATAAAACTAAAATTTTCAATTTTCTTGTTAAAAACGGCGCGAATGTAAGTTTAGCATGTAATGGCAATACCCCTTTGATGGAAGCTGTGAAATTTAACGCTCCAGACCTTGCAAAAACACTTTTGGAAAAGGGCGCTGACAAAAGCATTAAAGACAGCAGAGGCAAGACTGCTAAAGATTACGCTGCAGAATATAAAAGAACTGAAATTTTTGATCTTTTAAAATAA
- the aspS gene encoding aspartate--tRNA ligase: MFRSHTNGELSLKNLNEEVTLSGWVQTIRDKGFMIWIDLRDRYGITQLVFDQGRSTAELMENAKKLGREFVIQVSGKVIERVSKNPNIPTGEIEILVEKLSVLNESQLPPFTIEDETDGGEELRMKYRYLDIRRAPVRDKLIFRHKMAQKVRNYLSDEGFIEVETPVLIKSTPEGARDFVVPSRMNPGQFYALPQSPQTFKQLLMVGGMDRYFQIVKCFRDEDLRADRQPEFTQIDCEMAFVEQEDIMNVFEGMTKVLLKDITGNEFGDFPRMTFADAMQKYGNDKPDIRFGMEFHELNDLTKGKDFKIFDDAELVVGINVEGIADYTRKQIDELVDWVKRPQIGATGLVWIKFQNDGVVTSSVNKFYNEEDLKKITEEFGAKAGDLMFVMSGNADKVRTQLSALRMELGNRLGLRKGNEFAPLWVVDFPLLEFDEESGRYHAMHHPFTSPKTEDFHLLETDPGKARANAYDLVLNGNEIGGGSIRIFDKDLQSKMFDLLGFSKEEAEAQFGFLMNAFKYGAPPHGGLAFGFDRLVAILDGNEVIRDYIAFPKNNSGRDVMIDAPASIAVEQLDELELKLNLKA, translated from the coding sequence ATGTTTCGATCGCACACAAACGGAGAATTGTCTCTGAAAAATCTTAATGAAGAAGTTACACTTTCGGGATGGGTACAGACCATTCGTGATAAAGGATTTATGATTTGGATAGATCTTCGGGACCGTTACGGAATTACGCAGTTGGTTTTCGATCAGGGCCGTTCTACAGCAGAGCTGATGGAAAATGCAAAGAAACTGGGACGTGAATTTGTCATTCAGGTTTCAGGAAAAGTGATTGAAAGAGTCAGCAAAAACCCAAATATTCCAACAGGAGAAATTGAAATTTTAGTTGAAAAATTATCTGTTCTGAATGAATCTCAACTTCCGCCTTTTACCATTGAAGATGAAACGGATGGTGGTGAAGAATTAAGAATGAAATACAGATATCTCGACATCAGAAGAGCTCCGGTAAGAGATAAACTGATCTTCCGTCACAAAATGGCGCAGAAAGTGAGAAATTATCTTTCAGACGAAGGTTTTATCGAGGTTGAAACGCCCGTTTTAATTAAATCTACTCCGGAAGGAGCGAGAGATTTCGTTGTACCAAGCAGGATGAATCCGGGACAGTTTTATGCATTACCACAGTCACCACAAACTTTTAAACAATTGTTGATGGTCGGTGGAATGGACAGATATTTCCAAATCGTGAAATGTTTCCGTGATGAGGATTTGAGAGCTGACAGACAGCCGGAATTCACCCAAATCGATTGCGAAATGGCATTTGTAGAGCAGGAAGATATTATGAATGTTTTTGAAGGAATGACGAAAGTTCTTTTGAAAGACATCACCGGAAACGAATTCGGAGATTTTCCGAGAATGACTTTCGCCGATGCGATGCAGAAATACGGAAACGACAAACCGGATATCCGTTTCGGAATGGAATTCCACGAGCTGAACGATTTAACAAAAGGAAAAGATTTTAAAATATTTGATGATGCAGAATTGGTTGTCGGAATCAATGTTGAAGGTATTGCAGATTACACCAGAAAACAAATCGACGAATTGGTGGATTGGGTAAAACGCCCACAAATCGGTGCAACAGGATTGGTTTGGATTAAATTCCAAAATGATGGTGTTGTGACTTCTTCGGTAAATAAATTTTATAACGAGGAAGACTTAAAGAAAATCACAGAAGAATTCGGAGCAAAAGCGGGAGATCTAATGTTCGTAATGAGCGGAAACGCAGACAAGGTAAGAACGCAACTTTCCGCTTTGAGAATGGAACTTGGAAACCGTCTTGGTTTAAGAAAAGGAAACGAATTCGCCCCACTTTGGGTGGTAGATTTCCCATTATTGGAATTTGATGAAGAATCCGGAAGATACCACGCAATGCACCACCCTTTTACCTCACCTAAAACCGAAGATTTCCACCTTTTGGAAACCGACCCAGGAAAAGCAAGAGCCAACGCTTACGATTTGGTCTTGAACGGAAACGAAATTGGTGGCGGTTCTATCAGAATTTTTGATAAAGATTTACAGTCAAAAATGTTTGACTTGTTAGGATTCTCAAAAGAAGAAGCAGAAGCGCAGTTCGGATTCTTAATGAACGCCTTCAAATATGGCGCTCCGCCTCACGGAGGTTTGGCTTTTGGATTCGATAGGTTGGTCGCGATTCTGGATGGAAATGAAGTGATTCGAGATTACATAGCTTTCCCGAAAAATAATTCCGGACGTGATGTGATGATTGATGCACCGGCTTCGATTGCTGTTGAACAGCTCGATGAACTTGAACTGAAATTAAATTTAAAAGCATAA
- the recQ gene encoding DNA helicase RecQ has protein sequence MKTPLQILQQYFGYENFRLEQSNAVENVIAKKDTFVLMPTGGGKSLCYQVPALVLEGAAIVISPLIALMKDQVDALRVNGISASYINSSMSSFEQNETINQLKNGQLKLLYVAPEKLSADNGAFLKLLNDVDISLFAVDEAHCVSHWGHDFRPDYLFLNGLKKQFPEIPIIALTASADEITRKDIIKQLNLQQPLVLISSFDRANIKYFVQPKKSVLQNIIQYLNEHPDDSGIIYCLSRKGTEEMSNNLRENGINSAFYHAGLSSLERAKVQEDFLKDKTRVMVATIAFGMGIDKSNVRFVMHADLPKNIESYYQETGRAGRDGLPSEAILFYSNADVIKLKRFAMIEGNEEQSELMLRKLKQMSDFAEMQKCRRQYLMEYFGEKHDGNCNSCDYCLSDFDTFDATVDAQKLLSAVYRLKERYGKTMIIDFLRGSQSAKITDYMRNLPTYGVGNNQDKNYWQNLITQLLIKGFLYESNEEFSVLKLNEESKSVLFRDKKVIFQKVKERAKAVTVAEIETDYSAPDIDANEELFAELKTLRREIAERENVPPYVIFSDATLLELSSYLPNSKAELNQISGFGAFKIEKYGEIFLPTIIEFCIKNNLSSKITEKRPKKAREPKKAAKSTSGTFATTFELYKQNHSVEEIAKLRSLSVTTIQNHLSKFVESGEIEASTLIDVNKIAPIIEIAKGQTVQSLKVIKEQLGDDFSYFEIHVAIAYHKLLQKDVT, from the coding sequence ATGAAAACTCCCCTCCAAATCTTACAGCAATATTTCGGCTACGAAAACTTCCGCCTCGAACAGTCCAACGCAGTTGAAAATGTAATTGCGAAAAAAGACACTTTTGTTTTAATGCCAACCGGCGGTGGAAAATCACTTTGCTATCAGGTTCCGGCTTTGGTTTTGGAAGGAGCCGCCATCGTGATTTCTCCGTTGATTGCGTTGATGAAAGATCAGGTTGATGCCCTGCGCGTGAACGGAATTTCTGCGTCGTACATCAATTCTTCGATGTCTTCTTTTGAGCAAAATGAAACTATAAATCAATTAAAAAACGGCCAGCTCAAACTTTTGTATGTCGCACCCGAAAAACTGAGTGCAGATAATGGTGCGTTTCTAAAATTGTTGAATGATGTCGACATTTCCCTGTTCGCGGTAGATGAAGCGCACTGTGTTTCGCATTGGGGTCACGATTTCCGTCCGGATTATTTGTTTTTAAATGGTTTAAAAAAACAGTTTCCAGAAATTCCAATCATCGCTTTGACGGCAAGTGCAGACGAAATCACGAGGAAAGACATCATCAAACAACTGAATTTACAACAGCCTTTGGTTTTGATTTCTTCCTTTGACAGAGCCAATATCAAATATTTTGTCCAGCCGAAAAAGTCTGTTCTTCAAAATATCATTCAGTACCTCAATGAACATCCGGACGACTCGGGAATTATCTACTGTTTATCAAGAAAAGGAACTGAAGAAATGTCGAATAATCTGAGAGAAAACGGTATCAACTCGGCTTTTTATCACGCCGGACTTTCTTCTTTAGAAAGAGCAAAAGTGCAGGAAGATTTTTTGAAGGACAAAACCCGTGTAATGGTGGCTACAATTGCTTTTGGGATGGGAATCGATAAGAGTAATGTCCGTTTTGTGATGCACGCAGATTTGCCTAAAAATATAGAAAGTTACTATCAGGAAACGGGAAGAGCCGGAAGAGATGGCTTGCCGAGTGAAGCGATTTTATTTTATTCGAATGCCGACGTGATAAAATTGAAACGATTTGCAATGATAGAAGGCAATGAGGAGCAATCTGAACTGATGCTGCGAAAGCTGAAACAGATGTCCGACTTTGCCGAAATGCAAAAATGCAGACGACAGTATCTTATGGAATATTTCGGCGAAAAACACGATGGAAACTGCAATTCCTGCGATTATTGTCTGAGTGATTTTGATACCTTTGATGCAACGGTTGATGCTCAGAAATTATTGAGTGCAGTCTACAGATTGAAAGAACGTTATGGCAAAACAATGATTATTGACTTTCTGCGGGGTTCCCAAAGTGCGAAAATCACAGATTACATGCGCAATTTACCGACCTACGGCGTTGGAAATAATCAGGATAAAAACTACTGGCAAAACTTAATAACTCAGTTGCTCATCAAAGGTTTTCTGTATGAATCGAATGAGGAATTTTCTGTTTTAAAACTGAATGAAGAAAGCAAATCAGTTTTATTTAGAGATAAAAAAGTAATCTTCCAGAAAGTAAAAGAACGGGCAAAAGCTGTCACCGTTGCAGAAATAGAAACGGATTATTCCGCGCCCGACATCGATGCAAATGAAGAACTTTTTGCAGAACTGAAAACTTTAAGAAGGGAAATTGCCGAGCGTGAAAATGTTCCGCCTTACGTCATCTTTTCTGATGCGACTTTGCTGGAATTATCATCTTATCTCCCCAATTCAAAAGCAGAACTGAATCAGATCAGTGGGTTCGGAGCTTTTAAAATTGAGAAGTACGGCGAAATATTTCTTCCTACAATCATTGAGTTTTGTATTAAGAATAATTTGAGCAGCAAAATTACGGAGAAGAGGCCTAAAAAAGCACGTGAGCCAAAGAAAGCAGCTAAAAGTACATCAGGAACTTTCGCCACCACTTTTGAACTGTATAAACAAAATCACAGTGTTGAGGAGATCGCCAAACTGAGAAGTCTGTCGGTAACTACAATTCAAAATCATCTGTCGAAATTTGTTGAATCCGGAGAAATCGAAGCCAGTACTTTAATAGACGTCAACAAAATTGCACCGATTATTGAAATCGCAAAAGGCCAAACCGTTCAATCTCTGAAAGTGATTAAAGAACAGTTAGGCGATGACTTTTCATACTTTGAAATTCATGTTGCAATTGCTTACCATAAATTGCTGCAGAAAGATGTTACTTAA
- the ku gene encoding non-homologous end joining protein Ku, whose translation MKAIWNGAIGFGLVNIPVKIYSATETSKLDLDMLDKSDFSNIKFKRVNEKTGKEVKWANIVKGFLIDDKYVVLEDEDYEAASPEKTKILGIEHFVKEAEVDSVYFETPYFLEPQKNGENAYRLLIKALQQTKMVGIGTFVLRDTEAIGLIRPYNDDVLVLNRLRFDQEIRDYKQLKIPAKKAPKPAELKMAKNLIEQLSEPFDPTFYKNTYSESLLKIIKKKAKGKSVKVKKSEPAKQGKVIDLMAQLKASLQTPKSKNAS comes from the coding sequence ATGAAAGCAATTTGGAACGGTGCCATTGGTTTTGGCTTAGTCAATATTCCTGTGAAGATTTATTCTGCTACAGAAACCAGCAAACTGGATCTCGATATGCTGGATAAATCTGATTTTTCTAATATTAAATTTAAAAGAGTTAATGAAAAAACGGGCAAGGAAGTCAAGTGGGCAAACATTGTAAAAGGTTTTCTGATCGACGATAAATATGTTGTTCTCGAAGATGAAGATTATGAAGCCGCCAGTCCGGAAAAAACAAAAATTCTGGGCATCGAACATTTCGTTAAAGAGGCGGAGGTTGATTCTGTCTACTTTGAAACTCCTTATTTTCTCGAGCCACAAAAGAATGGTGAAAACGCCTACAGACTCTTAATTAAAGCATTGCAGCAAACTAAAATGGTCGGTATCGGAACTTTCGTTTTGCGTGATACTGAGGCAATCGGGTTGATTCGTCCATACAATGATGATGTTTTGGTTTTAAACCGTTTGAGATTTGATCAGGAAATAAGGGATTACAAACAGCTGAAAATTCCCGCCAAGAAAGCGCCGAAACCAGCCGAACTGAAAATGGCAAAAAATCTGATCGAGCAACTTTCTGAGCCTTTTGATCCGACTTTTTATAAAAATACCTATTCCGAATCACTGCTTAAAATCATTAAGAAAAAAGCGAAAGGAAAATCAGTTAAAGTGAAAAAATCTGAACCTGCAAAACAGGGTAAAGTAATTGATTTAATGGCACAGCTGAAAGCCAGTTTACAAACTCCAAAATCTAAAAACGCTTCCTGA